Proteins encoded together in one Piliocolobus tephrosceles isolate RC106 chromosome 15, ASM277652v3, whole genome shotgun sequence window:
- the PIGF gene encoding phosphatidylinositol-glycan biosynthesis class F protein isoform X1 → MKDTDIKRLLYTHLLCIFSIILSVFIPSLFLENFSILETHLTWLYICSGFVTAVNLVLYLAVKPNTSSKRSSLTHKVTRFLKCCIYFLLSCFSFHVIFVLYGAPLIELALETFLFAVILSTFTTVPCLCLLGPNLKAWLRVFSRNGVTSIWENSLQMTTISSFVGAWLGALPIPLDWERPWQKEDIQMSDAERKFLASHPVDSLHSSMERYGPSPVRLERPLATWLALLFHHSGYTGIESNLHTRTINWSKGRYFFVQIL, encoded by the exons ATGAAAGACACCGATATCAAGAGACTACTGTATACCCATCTTTTATGCATATTTTCAATTATCCTAAGTGTCTTCATTCCATCACTCTTCTTGGAGAACTTCTCAATATTGGAAACACACTTGACATGGTTGTACATCTGTTCTGGTTTTGTAACTGCTGTCAATCTAGTACTATATTTAGCAGTGAAACCAAATACATCTTCTAAAAGAAGTTCATTAACACACAAG GTAACCAGATTTTTGAAATGCTGTATCTACTttcttctgtcttgtttttcctttcacgTAATTTTTGTTCTATATGGAGCACCACTAATAGA gttggcattggaaacatttttatttgcagtTATTTTGTCTACTTTTACTACTGTGCCTTGCTTGTGTTTGTTAGGACCAAACCTCAAAGCATGGCTAAGggttttcagtagaaatgg AGTCACATCCATATGGGAGAATAGTCTCCAGATGACTACAATTTCTAGTTTTGTAGGAGCATGGCTTGGAGCACTTCCTATTCCGCTGGACTGGGAAAGACCATGGCAG AAAGAAGACATCCAAATGTCTGATGCAGAGAGAAAGTTCCTGGCCAGTCATCCAGTAGACTCTCTCCACTCTTCAATGGAAAG GTATGGCCCATCTCCTGTACGCTTGGAGCGACCTTTGGCTACGTGGCTGGCCTTGTTATTTCACCACTCTGGATATACTGGAATAGAAAGCAACTTACATACAAGAACAATTAACTGGAGCAAAGGGAGATACTTCTTTGTGCAGATTCTGTAA
- the PIGF gene encoding phosphatidylinositol-glycan biosynthesis class F protein isoform X2 encodes MKDTDIKRLLYTHLLCIFSIILSVFIPSLFLENFSILETHLTWLYICSGFVTAVNLVLYLAVKPNTSSKRSSLTHKVTRFLKCCIYFLLSCFSFHVIFVLYGAPLIELALETFLFAVILSTFTTVPCLCLLGPNLKAWLRVFSRNGVTSIWENSLQMTTISSFVGAWLGALPIPLDWERPWQVWPISCTLGATFGYVAGLVISPLWIYWNRKQLTYKNN; translated from the exons ATGAAAGACACCGATATCAAGAGACTACTGTATACCCATCTTTTATGCATATTTTCAATTATCCTAAGTGTCTTCATTCCATCACTCTTCTTGGAGAACTTCTCAATATTGGAAACACACTTGACATGGTTGTACATCTGTTCTGGTTTTGTAACTGCTGTCAATCTAGTACTATATTTAGCAGTGAAACCAAATACATCTTCTAAAAGAAGTTCATTAACACACAAG GTAACCAGATTTTTGAAATGCTGTATCTACTttcttctgtcttgtttttcctttcacgTAATTTTTGTTCTATATGGAGCACCACTAATAGA gttggcattggaaacatttttatttgcagtTATTTTGTCTACTTTTACTACTGTGCCTTGCTTGTGTTTGTTAGGACCAAACCTCAAAGCATGGCTAAGggttttcagtagaaatgg AGTCACATCCATATGGGAGAATAGTCTCCAGATGACTACAATTTCTAGTTTTGTAGGAGCATGGCTTGGAGCACTTCCTATTCCGCTGGACTGGGAAAGACCATGGCAG GTATGGCCCATCTCCTGTACGCTTGGAGCGACCTTTGGCTACGTGGCTGGCCTTGTTATTTCACCACTCTGGATATACTGGAATAGAAAGCAACTTACATACAAGAACAATTAA
- the PIGF gene encoding phosphatidylinositol-glycan biosynthesis class F protein isoform X3, translating to MKDTDIKRLLYTHLLCIFSIILSVFIPSLFLENFSILETHLTWLYICSGFVTAVNLVLYLAVKPNTSSKRSSLTHKVTRFLKCCIYFLLSCFSFHVIFVLYGAPLIELALETFLFAVILSTFTTVPCLCLLGPNLKAWLRVFSRNGVTSIWENSLQMTTISSFVGAWLGALPIPLDWERPWQMAVERKCSICRSLRVPCMGLGTVIRVT from the exons ATGAAAGACACCGATATCAAGAGACTACTGTATACCCATCTTTTATGCATATTTTCAATTATCCTAAGTGTCTTCATTCCATCACTCTTCTTGGAGAACTTCTCAATATTGGAAACACACTTGACATGGTTGTACATCTGTTCTGGTTTTGTAACTGCTGTCAATCTAGTACTATATTTAGCAGTGAAACCAAATACATCTTCTAAAAGAAGTTCATTAACACACAAG GTAACCAGATTTTTGAAATGCTGTATCTACTttcttctgtcttgtttttcctttcacgTAATTTTTGTTCTATATGGAGCACCACTAATAGA gttggcattggaaacatttttatttgcagtTATTTTGTCTACTTTTACTACTGTGCCTTGCTTGTGTTTGTTAGGACCAAACCTCAAAGCATGGCTAAGggttttcagtagaaatgg AGTCACATCCATATGGGAGAATAGTCTCCAGATGACTACAATTTCTAGTTTTGTAGGAGCATGGCTTGGAGCACTTCCTATTCCGCTGGACTGGGAAAGACCATGGCAG ATGGcagtagaaagaaaatgtagcatttgTAGATCTCTCCGTGTACCCTGCATGGGGCTTGGCACTGTCATACGAGTAACTTAA